In Lacerta agilis isolate rLacAgi1 chromosome 8, rLacAgi1.pri, whole genome shotgun sequence, one genomic interval encodes:
- the LOC117050820 gene encoding protein C19orf12 homolog codes for MSSITVHEMMQLLTRLCEVWGMTAGIKQTKRVAVTAGLGALFGGMLGGPVGIAVGASLGGLLGTKNTGEFKPIRLIIREMPPEKQEQLCKIAFRVIRDMEWPNAAQLMNLIMEDVAIQEQLVGVVMDYLANELKAEIKFDKTKP; via the exons ATGTCATCGATTACTGTGCACGAGATGATGCAGCTTCTGACCCGACTATGTGAAGTGTGGGGAATGACGGCTGGCATCAAGCAAACCAAACGAGTTGCCGTTACAGCAGGTTTGGGGGCCCTTTTCGGGGGCATGTTGGGCGGACCAGTTGGCATTGCAGTAG GGGCTTCACTCGGTGGCTTGCTCGGCACCAAGAATACAGGTGAATTTAAGCCCATCCGTCTGATTATTCGGGAAATGCCTCCTGAGAAACAGGAGCAACTGTGCAAGATAGCCTTTCGCGTCATCCGAGACATGGAGTGGCCGAACGCGGCGCAGCTCATGAACCTGATCATGGAGGATGTAGCCATACAAGAGCAATTGGTTGGGGTGGTGATGGACTATCTCGCCAATGAACTCAAAGCCGAAATCAAGTTCGACAAAACGAAACCTTGA